The Anaerotignum propionicum DSM 1682 sequence TATGGATTTTGTATTGAAGGTTGTAGTGGAAGGCCGTGCGGCAAGAAATACGGCGAACATGAAGAACCGTCAGCCTTTGGCTATGATGTATGTAAAATCTGAAAAAGAATTGCCAGAGCTTTACCGCAACATCATCACAGAAGAATTGAATGTAAAAGGATTGACTTTTACAGATAATGTGGAAGACTTTACTGCATATACCTTCAAGCCTCAGCTAAGAACTTTGGGTAAAAAATACGGCAAGCTGGTACCTGCAATCAGCACTGCTTTGAAGGAAGTTGAAGGGGCTGAGTTTATGGCCACCCTGCGTGCAGAAGGAAAGGCGACCCTTACTGTAGAAGGGGAAGAAGTTATTCTGGAAATGGATGATGTTTTGGTGGATACTTCCGAAAAAGGCGGCTTCGTTTCCAGCGGTGACAATAATTTGACAGTAGTTTTGGATACAAACATGACACCTGAATTGGTTGAGGAAGGCTTTGTTCGTGAAGTTGTAAGTAAAATTCAGACCATGCGTAAGGAAGCGAACTTTAATGTAACTGATCGTATTCGTGTATTCCACAGCGGCAATGATAAAATTGCTGAAATTCTGAAAAATAACGATGTTTCCGTTGACGTTTTGGCGGAAGAGGTAGTTGCAAAAGAAGGCGGGGAGCTGTCTAAGGAATGGAATATCAACGGTGAGGTTGTAACCTTAGGTGTTTCCAGAGTATAAGTAAATTGTGCCCTTAATATTTGTAGCATGACAAAGAAATGTTACAATAAACAGAATACTTTTTATATTTAGATTTTAAGAGGTATCCGTTTTTACGGATGCCTCTTTTATTGTTCGCTTTAGCTTGATAAAACCACCTGCTCTGCAGGTGGTAAGAATGGTTTTTGCTTTAGCTGTAAGACTTTTGTTTTTCCAATAATAAAGGGGCTTATACAAAATATAATAATTTAAAACCGTTTTAACGGTAGCGGGGCGAATATTGCATAAGAAATATTTTTTCAATACGTCCACGGGTGTTGCCAGTACCAGCCCCTTATAAAGGTAGGACAGACCACCAGCTGAGCTAGTCGTCCTGATTAATCCAGAATATAGAGGGTGATTAAATCACTTTACAGCATCTCTCTTTTCGGATATAGTTAATTATGTATACATAAATAGGAAAGGAGTTGCAATATGGGCTTTTCACTGGATATGAGTGTACCGATTCTTACGGTATTTTTTCAAGGGTTGGTTAGCTTTTTCTCCCCTTGTGTTTTGCCTTTGGTTCCTCTGTATGTCAGTTATTTATCCGGAGGAGCAAAGACGGTTTCTGCAGACGGAACCATTCAGTACCCCAGAAAGCAGGTGATGATAAATACAATTTTCTTTGTTTTGGGCATCAGCTTTGCATTTTTTGTACTGGGCCTTGGGGTTACTTCGCTGGGTAATTTTTTTAATGATAAACGATTAATGTTTGCAAAAATCAGCGGTGTCATCATGGTCTTTTTTGGACTGTATCAATTGGGACTTTTTGGTCGTTCCGGAACGATTGAAAAAGAGCATCGAATACCTTTACGCCTTGAGCGATGGACTATGGGGCCTTTGTCAGCTTTGCTTTTGGGCTTTACCTTTAGTTTTGCATGGACGCCTTGCGTAGGCCCTGTGTTAGGCAGCGTCTTGCTTATGGCGGCTTCGGGTTCCTCTGGGACAGGATTTGCTCTGATAGGGGTGTTTACCATTGGATTTATTTTGCCATTTCTGGCAGTGGGACTATTTACCCAAAAGGTTCTGGGCTTTTTCAAAGAGCATCAGTCTGTGGTTCGTTATACGGTGAAAATTGGCGCCGTGCTAATGCTTGTAATGGGCGTTATGACCTTTACGGGATTTATGAATGGATTTACAAGCTATCTATCAGGAAACGCCGCTACGAATGAACAGAGCGCAACGCCGGATGGGTCTTCTCAGCCTGTGGAGCAGGGTGAAACCTCTGATAAGCCATCCCAACCTGCCGAACAGGAGCAGGAAATAATAACTGCGCCTGATTTTACATTGAAAGATCAATTTGGGAATATCCATACACTTTCTGAATATAAAGGAAAAACAGTTTTTCTAAACTTTTGGGCAACTTGGTGCCCTCCATGTCGTGGAGAAATGCCCCATATTCAAGAACTGTATGAAGAGTATGGCCTGAATCAGGAGGATGTTATTATTCTTGGTGTGGCGGCGCCTAATGTGGGAAGGGAAGGCAGTAAGGAGGATATTATTTCTTTCTTAGATAAAAACGGATATACTTTCCCTGTTGTAATGGATGAAAGCAGTGAGGTTTTTGATCAATATGGAATCAGGGCATTTCCAACTACTTTTATGATTGATGAAAGTGGCGTAATTTATGGTTATGTGGAGAGTGCCATGGAAAAGGCGACTATGAAGCGTATTATAGTAGAAACGAAGGAGAATGGACAGAGCAGTACTGAATCCAGTCAGAAAGAATAGAAAATGATATAAATTGATAGAAAAGGGTATTCCGTGTGTCTAGGACGATTGGAATATCCTTTTTTGATTTGAAGAAAGGAAAAAGCTAGCACAGTGTTAGATGGCAAATAAGTGTATGTAAGAAAGCATCATTCATACGTGGGTTAAAAAGACCAGTAAAAGTCAGTGCATTTATATGGAGCTAGAGAAATAAAGTGAAATGCAGTTCAAATGATTCAAATCCAGAGGTGAAATTTTTACATGAAAGCCCTTGGACTGAGGTACTATTGCTATGTAGTATCTTAACAGAGGCGTATTTTCCAGACCGTCCACATTCTACATCCAATTACAATTCCACAGTGTAAAATAAAAACGCCACCGGAAATCGGTGACGTCTTTAGAGGGATTTTAAATTATAATTTGAGAAGGAGCTAGACTACATCTTTCCATCTTCCTTCATTTTTGTGTACAAAATTTGTTCTACGGAAATACCTTGCCACTGTCCATAAATATAGCGTTTTCTGATGGAGAGATAGAAAACGATTCCGATTGCAGCCCAAATTCCTAAGATGATAAAGGATGGAATGGATAAGAAACCAGGCATACCTGGAACGAAAGTAATGATTAAAAAGATGGAAGAAACAGCAACGCCTAATATGCTAATCCACATTTGTGCTTTATCACCATCTCTTTTTGCAACCTTAGCGGCAGAAGCGCAAGTATATGTAAAGCCCATTGCAGCGCCCACACAGGTCATATCAACAATCCAAGCCAATACCTGACGGCCGAACCAAGGTGCAATCAGCGCCAGAAGCATCATGAAAAGAATACTGTTTTTCGGTGTGCCCTGAGGTGTCAGGTGGGCAAATCTCTTGGGAAGTGCATCTGCATAAGCCATGGAGTATAAAAGACGGCTGGAAGCAATATAAAATCCGTTCATACCAGATACTACAGCACAAAACATTGCAATACCGATGAAGAATACACCGATGTAGCCAATTGCCTTCATAACCATTTCACCGGTTGCCCAATCGGGATTGGATGCCAGCATGGGAGCCCAAGGATTTACAACTGAGGTAATGAAAACAACAGCTGAATAAATAATACCACCAACCAAAATTGCCCCAACCATTAAACCCAATGCAGCTTTATGAGAAAAGCTATATTCTTCGGCCGCCTGAGGGATACAGTCAAAGCCAACAAAACAATAGGGTGCGAAGGCTAAAACTGCCAGTACAGAAGAAAATTTCGATTGTCCTTCCAAAAAGAAAGGTTTCAGATTATTAAAATCGGGTTTTGTGAGCAATACGCCAATTAATGCAAACATTACAGATGCGAACAGGGCAACTGCCACTAGAGTCTGGAACCAGCCAGCACTTTTGACACCACGCATATTTACAATGCCTAACCCAATTATAAATGCATATGCCAAGGCGATTTCTCCAAGATACACGTCCCAGCCTGCAATGGTATAAAGATAGCCGATCTGCAAGGGGGAACCTGGTAAAATATAACGAGAAATCATTGCCAATGCAGTAGAGTTCAAAGGAATCAGTGACCAGTAGGCCAGAACAATGAACCAGCCGCATATAAAAGCATGTTTTTTACCGAAAGCGGTATCGGCATACACGAATTCTCCTCCAGAGAGGGGGAATTTTCGAATCATATAACCATAACTGAAACAAATAATACACATGATAACTGCGCCTAGCATTAAACCTAAAATAGAGCCAATGGGTCCCGCCTTAGGTAGGAAGGACGTTCCAGGCATTACGAAACATCCCCATCCGATAATTGCCCCCAAAGCCAATGACCAAATGTCAATTTTACGCAAATCTTTTTTAAATGCACCTTCTTGCTGTTGGTTTTTTGACATATACCTAACCTCCTTAAATGTAATAAATTGTACTACGCATAAATACTACAAATAATTGCTTTTACGGTGATTTTTAAAGTGAAATGAAGCCGCATGCGAATTCGAGAATCAGGTTGCCAGACAACGGCTTTTTGAGAAAGAGGTTTCATTTTACCTAGCTTTTTCAAATCAGCCTTTATCAGGACTTATTTATAGAATTTCACTATAATGTATCCGCGAATATACATTATATTATCAAATATTAAAAATATTATATAAAAATTGCAATTTGACATTTGATTTTTTGGTGATATCCTATAATCTAATTATAATATAGTCTATTCAGTAAAGGTATAGTCAATCTTTTTTTTAGGAAAATATATGCTTCTTTCTCTTTTTTTTAGAAAAAAGTATCCACTAGGAAGAGTGTTTTTGAAACTGCAAAAAATAATATTATGGCAGTCATTTGGTGGTTTTTTGCAGAAATACATGCAAAATAATCTTTTTTATACACTTCAATATAGTTTTTTTGTGTTTTCGCATAAAAATGTTGTCCCTAAATTGGTAAATTTAATACTCCTAAATTTTTTTACTTAGATCGAATTTTATTTTTTTTTAACAGAAAAACCATCTATTTCATAAGGAATTTGAAGCTTTTCGAGTAGAAAAATAAGGGATTAGTAAAAAATTTCCATTAAGTCTGTATTAACGCTAAGATCTTTTTTAAGTAGAAATGTTTCTTTCAATGCCAAATTGAAAAGGGAAATGTACGAACTAATAAAGATAAGTGGATTTTGATTAACAACGTTACAGCATGTTTTGGCGGACAACGTTGGTACTAAATTTAAAGATCACAAATAATATATCAACGATACCATGAAATTTATTATGATGTGGAAATGTGCAACAAAAAAAGACCACTGCGAATTATTATTCCGCTTTGGCCTTTTCTTTTATACTTGAAATATCAGCTTATGGGTATCATTACCTTTGTAATATGGTTTTCCTCATTATTTATATCAACAGGAGAGATAATGTATTCTTCCGAAATAGGGCCGGCAACAGTATATCCTTGTTGGTTTAACCATTTTATTGCTTTGATGTGTGTCTGTATTATCTCATCATTACGCCCAATATGTAGCGCGGTAACGGCCTTGTAGCCGCCAAACTGCTTAAACTCTGGCAGGTCAGGACGGAATTCATTAATTGGAATACAGATTTCCAAGTCGCAGTCTGTTTTAAAAAATTGCTCCAAAGGATTGTTATGATAAGTTAGAATGACAGAGCCTACCATCCGCAGTTTCTGTTGGGAAACCATTTCAAATAATTCAAACCATCGATCCACAGAGACGTCACTATTTTTATAATTCTTTTTAATACGCCTTGTAAACAATACGTTGCCTGGGGGAATATCCTCAACTCGTATACCTTCCGTAGCCCAGTTGGATTGCTCGGTTTCGAGAATATTATGCCCTTTTTCAAGACGTTCAAGTAAAAGCTGCCCCTCCGCATACTGGTTGTTCAGAGAATCTATTGCATTGCTGATTTCATACAATCTCTCTCGGATGCAAGCACCCATGGCAGATGCGTTTTTTTTGCAAACAATTTGACTGATATCTTTTAAAGGAATCCCCAAATGCTTTAACTTACGGATAATGAATAAAGTCAAAATTTGATCCTGGGTATAATAGCGATAGTTGCTGTCACATTTTCGATACTCCGGAACCAATAGACCGATTTTATCATAATACCGTAATGTTTTAATGGGAACATTACAGAGTGTTGAGACTTTGCCGATCGAATAGTAGTTTTTTCCATCGGACATATGATCGCCCCTCCTTGCATCTGTGTCATGATATATACTGTCCCAATCAGTATACCACAACCCAAAAGAGGACTCAACCGAAAAAGAGGGTTCAGTATTTACTTTTTTTGCAGCCTTAGATGACATTTTTCTCTTCCAGTGATTTAATTTCTTCTACTGAGAGACCTAAAATTTCTGCGTAGACAGCAAAATTGTCTTCTCCCAGAATAGGGGCACCTTTCTGAGCCTT is a genomic window containing:
- a CDS encoding APC family permease; its protein translation is MSKNQQQEGAFKKDLRKIDIWSLALGAIIGWGCFVMPGTSFLPKAGPIGSILGLMLGAVIMCIICFSYGYMIRKFPLSGGEFVYADTAFGKKHAFICGWFIVLAYWSLIPLNSTALAMISRYILPGSPLQIGYLYTIAGWDVYLGEIALAYAFIIGLGIVNMRGVKSAGWFQTLVAVALFASVMFALIGVLLTKPDFNNLKPFFLEGQSKFSSVLAVLAFAPYCFVGFDCIPQAAEEYSFSHKAALGLMVGAILVGGIIYSAVVFITSVVNPWAPMLASNPDWATGEMVMKAIGYIGVFFIGIAMFCAVVSGMNGFYIASSRLLYSMAYADALPKRFAHLTPQGTPKNSILFMMLLALIAPWFGRQVLAWIVDMTCVGAAMGFTYTCASAAKVAKRDGDKAQMWISILGVAVSSIFLIITFVPGMPGFLSIPSFIILGIWAAIGIVFYLSIRKRYIYGQWQGISVEQILYTKMKEDGKM
- a CDS encoding cytochrome c biogenesis protein/redoxin, whose protein sequence is MGFSLDMSVPILTVFFQGLVSFFSPCVLPLVPLYVSYLSGGAKTVSADGTIQYPRKQVMINTIFFVLGISFAFFVLGLGVTSLGNFFNDKRLMFAKISGVIMVFFGLYQLGLFGRSGTIEKEHRIPLRLERWTMGPLSALLLGFTFSFAWTPCVGPVLGSVLLMAASGSSGTGFALIGVFTIGFILPFLAVGLFTQKVLGFFKEHQSVVRYTVKIGAVLMLVMGVMTFTGFMNGFTSYLSGNAATNEQSATPDGSSQPVEQGETSDKPSQPAEQEQEIITAPDFTLKDQFGNIHTLSEYKGKTVFLNFWATWCPPCRGEMPHIQELYEEYGLNQEDVIILGVAAPNVGREGSKEDIISFLDKNGYTFPVVMDESSEVFDQYGIRAFPTTFMIDESGVIYGYVESAMEKATMKRIIVETKENGQSSTESSQKE
- a CDS encoding MerR family transcriptional regulator, with translation MSDGKNYYSIGKVSTLCNVPIKTLRYYDKIGLLVPEYRKCDSNYRYYTQDQILTLFIIRKLKHLGIPLKDISQIVCKKNASAMGACIRERLYEISNAIDSLNNQYAEGQLLLERLEKGHNILETEQSNWATEGIRVEDIPPGNVLFTRRIKKNYKNSDVSVDRWFELFEMVSQQKLRMVGSVILTYHNNPLEQFFKTDCDLEICIPINEFRPDLPEFKQFGGYKAVTALHIGRNDEIIQTHIKAIKWLNQQGYTVAGPISEEYIISPVDINNEENHITKVMIPIS